The region GATGGCCGGTTAGGCGGCCATGATCTTCGTGATGGCGGGGTAGGCCATGTAGACGGACATGATGATCACCAGGGCTGTCACCGGGACGATCATCTTTTCGGAGACGGCGTTGGCCTCGGCCTGGGCGTCGGTCATCAGGACGCCGCGCAGGCTGCGGGCCTGGGCCCGCAACGTGGAGTAGACGGCCGCGCCCTCCTCACCGGCGAGCGCCATGATGTCCGCCGGCGCTCCGAGCTCGGGCACCCCGAGCTCCTCGCTCAGCTGCTTGAGGCCCTCCCACGGCGGGATGCCGGCCAGCTCGGCACGGGTGAGCGCGTCGCGCAGCCGGGCGAACACCCAGCCCTCGCCCAGCTCGGTGGGCCTACGCAGCGCCTCGGACGGTCCGGCGTCGGCGGCGCGCTCCAGGCAGACCATCTCCAGGTAACTGGCAATGGCGTAGCGGAACTCGCGGCGCGCTCGCGCCGCGTCCTCGCGTGCCTGGATGTTGGGGATCAGGGAGAACAGCACGGCCAGGCCGATCGCGGCCAGCGCCGGCGGGGTGAACGGCACGGAGATCCCGGCCAGCGCGATCAGGGCGACGGTGAACGAGGGCATGAGCAGCCCGACCAGGGCGAAGCTCAGCCGCTTGCCGACATGCTGGGAGGGAGTGCGCCCGAGCAGGTCCAGTTCCTGGTTGGGTAGGCGCAGCGCGCTCTCGCCGACCAGGGCCAGGACCCGGGCTCCGGCGCGGTCCCAGGCCGAGGCCTCGGTGGTGGCGGCGCGCGGTTCCAGGTTCTCCAGGCGGCCGGCGTCGGATCGGCGCAGCAGGTCGCCGAGGTCTGCGCGCGGCCGCAGCAGCCCTGCGGTCGCGACGGTGGCGCCCAGGCCCAGGGCCGCGCCGGACAGGAGGGCGGGGGCGGAGAGGATCACGACGGCTCCCGGGGATCGTGGTCGGCCGGCGCCAGGAAGCGCGGGGCAGGCGGGGTGAGCGCCATGCGGCGCATCCACACCAGCACCGCCACGAAGGCTGCGGCCAAGGCCAGCAGGACCAGCTGCCCGGTGATCGTGTTGTAGGGCTGGACGTAGGCGCCGGACAGCATCGACAGCGCGAACGCCGCCATGCAGAACAGGCTGACCCAGCGAAAGTTGGTACGGGGTTTCTCCCGGTCCGCTTCCACCTTGCGGCGCATCAGCACCTCCTCGGACAGCTGACCGGCCAGCTCCCGCAATGCCGCGCTCAGCCCGGCACCGCGATCCGCCGCATGCATGATCATCAGTGCTGCCACGCTGTCCACCGACGCGTCGTTCATCTCGTCGGCGAATGCCCGGTACGCCAGCCGCGCCTGCCAGCCGGAGGCCAGTCGTGCCGTCAGTCGGCCGATCTGCGGGGCGATCAGGGCCGGTGCGCTGCGCACGCTGGAAGCCACGGCCTGTTCCAGGCTCATCCCGGCGGTGTGGATGTCGGCCAGGCGCCGCACCCACTCCTCCAGTGCCTCCAGGCGCTGGATCTGCTGCTTGCTGCCGCGTCCGGGCTGCAGGATCCAGGGCATTCCCACGATGGCGGCCGCCGTCAGGAGTCCGCCCAGCGGCCAGGAGGTGAGCAGCCACACCAGTAGGCCGGCGCCTGCGGCGCCGGACACCAGCAGGCGCCGGTCGGCCCACACGCTCAGCGGACCGGCGCCGTCCTGGCCGTCGCCGGCGCGCAGCCAGCGCTCGATGGGGCCTGTGGGGCGGGCGACGGGCGGGGCGGTGGTGCCGACCAGGCCGACGACGGCCACCAGTACACCGGCTACCGCAAGGGAACCGCCAACGGCGGCCATCAGAGCTTCGGGGGTGAGGTTCACAGGCGGGTCACCGCCTGCAGCGGGCGCTCCCACGCACCCCAGGGCTGCTGGAGCAGACGCCGGTCGAACCCGGCCCGCTCC is a window of Kitasatospora kifunensis DNA encoding:
- a CDS encoding type II secretion system F family protein → MNLTPEALMAAVGGSLAVAGVLVAVVGLVGTTAPPVARPTGPIERWLRAGDGQDGAGPLSVWADRRLLVSGAAGAGLLVWLLTSWPLGGLLTAAAIVGMPWILQPGRGSKQQIQRLEALEEWVRRLADIHTAGMSLEQAVASSVRSAPALIAPQIGRLTARLASGWQARLAYRAFADEMNDASVDSVAALMIMHAADRGAGLSAALRELAGQLSEEVLMRRKVEADREKPRTNFRWVSLFCMAAFALSMLSGAYVQPYNTITGQLVLLALAAAFVAVLVWMRRMALTPPAPRFLAPADHDPREPS
- a CDS encoding type II secretion system F family protein; amino-acid sequence: MILSAPALLSGAALGLGATVATAGLLRPRADLGDLLRRSDAGRLENLEPRAATTEASAWDRAGARVLALVGESALRLPNQELDLLGRTPSQHVGKRLSFALVGLLMPSFTVALIALAGISVPFTPPALAAIGLAVLFSLIPNIQAREDAARARREFRYAIASYLEMVCLERAADAGPSEALRRPTELGEGWVFARLRDALTRAELAGIPPWEGLKQLSEELGVPELGAPADIMALAGEEGAAVYSTLRAQARSLRGVLMTDAQAEANAVSEKMIVPVTALVIIMSVYMAYPAITKIMAA